A genomic region of Gemmata massiliana contains the following coding sequences:
- a CDS encoding GIY-YIG nuclease family protein → MSRTPRDGRKQPRLFADDFDGFGPSRFRPIDEIVPVFEVRGKRLSRLKRGAKKNAPKAPGVYGMLDKRDRLIYVGKAKNLRARLLCYFRENSRDPKAGKIIEQTKRLVWEQCGDEFAALLRELELIQRLRPRYNVLGVPGFQRHHYICVGRTPAPYVYVTSAPSGKELGTYGPLVKWGRSDDAARRLNDWFKLRDCPQTVALSFAEQGELFDPDRGAKCLRFELGTCCGPCVGACSRKDYSDGVRAVKAFLDGRNRSVLRTLQGQMEEAAAAFEFEKAMSLRDKLQALQWLDDRLSLLRTARDRNSFVYPLTGTDGRLRWYLIHRGEVQAVTAPPTPESAESVSALLATTFADHPVPAVLSDVAVDSVLLVSAWFRKYTDERATLLPRAKAEEVCASHVQAREALAPLSVREHE, encoded by the coding sequence ATGAGTCGCACTCCCAGGGACGGGCGCAAACAACCGCGGCTCTTCGCGGACGACTTCGACGGGTTCGGACCGAGCCGGTTCCGCCCGATCGATGAAATCGTTCCCGTGTTCGAGGTCCGGGGCAAGCGCTTGAGTCGGTTGAAACGCGGAGCGAAAAAGAACGCCCCGAAAGCGCCCGGCGTGTACGGCATGCTCGACAAGCGCGACCGACTCATTTACGTCGGCAAAGCGAAGAACCTGCGCGCTCGGTTACTCTGCTACTTCCGCGAAAACAGTCGCGACCCGAAGGCCGGGAAGATCATCGAGCAGACGAAGCGGCTCGTGTGGGAGCAGTGCGGCGACGAGTTCGCAGCGCTGCTCCGTGAACTCGAACTCATTCAGCGCCTGCGCCCGCGTTACAACGTCCTGGGGGTACCGGGCTTTCAACGCCATCATTATATCTGCGTGGGGCGCACGCCCGCTCCCTATGTTTATGTCACTTCCGCGCCGAGCGGGAAAGAACTCGGAACTTACGGTCCCCTCGTGAAATGGGGTCGGTCCGACGATGCCGCACGACGGCTGAACGATTGGTTCAAGTTACGCGACTGCCCGCAAACGGTGGCGCTGTCGTTCGCAGAGCAGGGGGAACTGTTCGACCCCGATCGCGGTGCGAAGTGTTTGCGGTTCGAGTTGGGCACGTGCTGCGGCCCCTGTGTGGGAGCGTGCTCACGAAAAGATTACTCCGACGGTGTCCGCGCGGTGAAAGCGTTTCTCGACGGGCGCAACCGGTCGGTTCTGCGCACGCTCCAGGGGCAGATGGAAGAGGCCGCGGCCGCGTTCGAGTTCGAGAAGGCGATGTCGCTTCGCGACAAGCTCCAGGCGCTCCAGTGGCTCGATGACCGGCTCAGCCTGTTACGCACGGCGCGCGACCGGAATTCGTTCGTGTACCCGCTCACCGGTACCGACGGGCGCCTGCGCTGGTACCTGATTCACCGCGGTGAGGTACAGGCGGTTACCGCACCTCCAACGCCCGAATCGGCCGAATCGGTGTCGGCACTGCTCGCAACCACGTTCGCCGATCACCCAGTACCTGCGGTGCTGTCGGACGTCGCGGTGGACAGCGTACTGCTCGTATCGGCGTGGTTTCGTAAATACACCGACGAGCGCGCAACGTTGTTACCGCGCGCGAAGGCCGAAGAGGTTTGTGCGAGCCACGTCCAGGCGCGTGAGGCGCTCGCGCCCCTATCAGTCCGCGAGCACGAATAG